A genomic window from Glycine max cultivar Williams 82 chromosome 17, Glycine_max_v4.0, whole genome shotgun sequence includes:
- the LOC100799833 gene encoding LOW QUALITY PROTEIN: DUF21 domain-containing protein At1g47330 (The sequence of the model RefSeq protein was modified relative to this genomic sequence to represent the inferred CDS: inserted 1 base in 1 codon), giving the protein MCSLLLLTLHYFLLSTPKIYLVVKYQHLLLCMLLIGNSLAMEALPIFLNSLVHPAAAILILVILIFMFGEILPQAICTRYGLTVGATLAPLVCVLLIVFFLFSYPIRKVLDWMLGKGHAALLKTAELKTFVNFHGNEAGKGGDLTHEETTIITGALELTEKTAKDAMTPISKAFXLDLDATLNLETLNSIMTIGRSRVPVYAGEKTNIIGILLGSENTTPGLFLMPYSFCMTYFFQEPCHPG; this is encoded by the exons ATGTGTTCACTATTGCTTCTTACTcttcattattttcttctttctacaccgaaaatttatctggtggTTAAGTACCAGCATCTTCTGCTTTGCATGCTTTTAATTGGAAACTCCTTAGCCATGGAG GCTCTTCCCATTTTTCTTAATTCGCTGGTGCATCCCGCTGCGGCAATCTTGATTttggtcatactcatcttcatGTTTGGAGAG ATATTGCCGCAAGCAATTTGTACAAGATATGGATTGACGGTTGGAGCAACGCTGGCTCCACTTGTTTGTGTTCTTCTTAtagttttcttccttttttcttatCCAATCAGAAAG GTTCTTGATTGGATGTTGGGCAAAGGACATGCTGCCCTTTTGAAGACGGCAGAGCTCAAGACTTTTGTGAATTTTCATGGAAATGAG GCTGGTAAAGGAGGAGATTTAACTCACGAAGAGACAACCATTATAACCGGTGCACTTGAATTGACAGAAAAAACTGCAAAAGATGCCATGACTCCTATATCAAAGGCAT CCCTTGATCTGGATGCAACTCTAAATTT GGAGACACTGAATTCAATAATGACAATTGGTCGTAGTAGAGTTCCAGTTTATGCAGGAGAAAAAACCAATATTATTGGAATTCTTCTG GGTAGTGAAAATACAACTCCAGGACTATTTTTGATGCCATATAGCTTTTGCATGACATATTTCTTTCAGGAACCATGTCATCCAG GTTGA